TACTTTTTTTgactgtttgaccaaccaacaagccaaaagccaaccaaaaagctaAGAACCAAACACCCCAATAATCTATTGCAAAATAAATGGGAGAATAAGCTTTTCGGTGGATATTTTCTTATATAGTTCGCCTGCCCACTCAGCTTTAACGTCATTTTAGTTAGTCCAAACTTAAAacttttttcagaaaattttcATGTTTTATTATACGAGCCTGACTAGTAATCCAcccataaaaaattttaatacaaacaaaaatGTCATAACAGCAATACATTTTATTCTATTTAGGCTAAGATGATGAAAGAAGAGGGCTAAAAAAAACAAGACTtagttttcataattaattCAAAGACCTAATGTTTAATTGCTTCATACATACGTAACGTCTCCAACCATTAAAAACACCCAAAGTGCTTACGGTTAAGATCCAATAATAAGTGATCAACAGGAAAAACGTGGCAATGATTCTCCATTAAAAAAGGTTagcaaactaataaaataattaaataaacaattaagCTTATAGACCGTCACATCATGAGATGAACCTATAAAATTAATCCATTTCTATAatttatcactttaagattgactataaaaaatcattactttaaaactataagtaATTATTCAAGACAGTAAATATATATTAGTCCAATATAAATAATGTCACCGTAAAACCGTTTAATTTGAGAATGTAGAATAAACAAATGTTAGAATAATGGAGATAAAATAAGTGATGTGACATAGAATCTTGAtggtttaattaaaataattagttaaagttaattaataataagaataataataaggtGGTGTAGCCTTTTTAATTACAATTGCAAGCCAAGCTTTAACCAATTTGATTTGATAAGTTAGTTGTTAAGGATGGACTGTCATTGTCataatatttcttttttcttttcttttcttttccaacctttttttaatttattagtttcCTTCTTAccaaagtattttttttttataatcattGCTTCTACTTTATACATGTGATCATtctgttattattgttatattagTCATTAGTCTAGTTTTAAAGTTCGccttattttgataaaaaatctctcataaaaataattaaaggggGCGTCCGCTTTAAAATATTTGCTAAGACTATTTAAGCTTACATATATTATTACAGGTATAGGCTACAACTAATACTACGAGCAGTTAAacaagatcttatttgaattatttaatcatctttatcatttaaaatataaattattaaaataaaacataaaattatataaaaaatcaaatataatcaGTACTATGATAAAAAGAGTTaccaatatatttttatataactttaaattaaaaaaatatatgtatactaGTACTATTTTATTACTACAAACATATACCTTAAAGTTATTTAGAAATTGACAATTAAGCTGAATATTTTGGGCTTATGCATCTAGGTTTAGAGCACATAATAAGAGCATTAAATCTGTTATTCTATTACAATTAGAGCTGTTAGTCGGTTTAATGTTGGATCAAAATgagttaaatttttaaatagttCCAGTGGGTCCGAGTCAATTTTAGATTTGATCCGTTATGACCCATTTTGGAAACGTTTATCTAGTGATCATTTAGTCCGATTTTTTAGTTCGCTAGGTGCACTCGACTTTTAGTCCAAACAAAGAGATGAAGAATTAGAGTTCCAAATTTTAATAAGTATAATAGCCGAAAAAGCTCTTATGTGAACCTGATTTACACTATTTTAGTATAGACCAATTGGATGCTACTATAACTAGTATATGTAATAGGAGTAATAGAAATGTATCCACAATGATGCACGTCCTTTTCAATAAACTCAAGAAACAAATACAAGCTTTATTATACTTCACGTCATAATACTCCAAAAATATCTGATTATaacccttttctttttaattgatgtaCTATTAATTTTCATGTACCCAATATTTATTTAGTTGACATGATTAGCCAGTTAAATTAATCACTCAAATTAGCTATAATTATCAACTATTTTCTAAAGCTCAAAGTTTTTCATTACACGAATTCgaaaaattgcaaaataaaattaattgacaATAACATTGTTTAATACTTCATCTATTTTGAAATACTCGTCACATTACGGTCATTGATATTATGATCattcaattattttatatattgcggctaatgtgtaagggAAAATATAGTCAATTAGGATTCTAGTTAAATCGTTTAATCGCAATGATCAAAATATAAACGATCAAAATAACGCAATGAGTTGcgcaaaaagtcaaatatagtaAGTACTTTCTTCATTTCAAATACTTGTAACATTTGACTTTTCAGATACTTTAATGCACCAatctaaatatctctaattatgtataataaaaaattataaaaaattaatattaataatcttttcattgaattgaatcaaataagatccaatttaatttttttaactaaaaaattaaaaattaatcacattgataaataaataatggaTCATTTTATAATGTTGCAAGTGTAAAGTGTACCTATTAAAACTAATGGGAGGATAAAGTAacattaattttgataaaaaaaaattgattaacgTAACGTCTCTCCAAAGATAGACAAAACCCAAACAAAAAACTTGACTGAATTCTGTATTCCCTTTTTATgtcttctttctctttcttcttcaccGACCTCACTCTTTCTTCACTGCACTCTTCTCACTTTTTTAATCCATTTTTCTCCCCTGCAATTAACCAACAACTGTCGAATCTTCTCTTGTAGTAGTATTAGTGAAATACCCATTTTCTTGTTACTTTCATTCCCACAAATTACTGTTTTCTGTAATTGAAAAGCTGTTTTATGGCCTTGGAATGCTAAATCTGCTTCAATCTTCATCTGGGTATCTTAaatttttctgggttttggAGATTTGATGGTTTAAGCATTCCAATTTTGCAATGTGAGATGggatttatgtgtttttgatgGTTAATACATGGCTGTTTTACAAGACCCATCAAGTACAAGACCACCATTGTTGCGTTCAGAGAGAGGAAATGGAGGTTATGTTAATTCGCAAAGGAGAATTAGAGGAAGGGAAGTTCCTTCAAGGTATAtgtcaatgtcttcttcttctaattctaattctaattctagTTTGAATAATAGCACAACAACTAGTACAATTACAAATGATAGTACTAATTCAACTTCTAGTTCATCAATTTCTAGAAGATTTCCCTCTCCCGTAGTAAGTAGGAATAATGGGAGAAGTTTAGATACTTCTAAAAGGTCTCAATCTGTTGATAGAAGAAGATCTGGGACACCTAAACCTACCACAGTTGTGGGAAATGGTGGTGAAATTTCAGCTGCCACTAAACTACTTGTTACCTCAACTAGGCGTTTATCTGTCTCTTTCCAAGGTGAATCATTTTCTCTTCCTATTAGTAAAACAAAGGCTGTGAATCAGGGTGGTtgtaataatagtagtaatgtTAGAAAAGGAGGTACTCCTGAGAGGAGGAAAAGTACCCCTTTAAGGGGGAAGGTTGATGGGGGAGGTGGTGATCAGATTGAGTATTCGAATGTGAACTCGAGTTTGAATTCGAAGCCCAGAGATCAGCATCGATGGCCTGCTAGAACCCGGCAATTAAATATGTTGTCTAGGAGTTTAGATTGTTCTAACGACGAGGGTAAGCAGTTTCTTGGATCTAGTGTTGTGGGTAGGGGTTTAAAGGAGTCATTGCTTGATGATAGTAGAAGGGTTTCCTTTGATGGGATGTTGAATCTTGAATCTGATAATGGTGATGTTTTGAATGGGATTAGAGGTGGGTTGGATGCAAATTCGATGAATGATTCATCGGTTCCTTCTGATCTTACAGCTTCGGATACTGATAGTGTTTCTTCTGGTAGCACCTCTGGAGCACATGAAATTCATGGTGGGGCTCATGGGCGTAGTTTACCCCATGGCATTGTGGTCTCTGCTAGGTTTTGGCAAGAGACGAATATGCGGTTAAGGCGACTACAGGATCCTGgactcgggttgtcatcgagtCCTACATCGAAGTTTGTTACTCCTCCCAAGTTGAGCCAGTCAAGAAAGTTCAGTGATGGGCCTATGTCATCTCCAAGGGCTATGTCATCACCTATTCGGGGAGCTATTAGGGCCGCCTCACCTAGTAAGGTTTTCAACACCTCAGCATCATCTCCGATGCGAGGACTTAGCCCATCCAGGGTAAGAAGTTCGATTGGTAGTGCCTATGGTAGTAGTCCTTGGGATACACCATCTGTTCTAAGCTTTGCTGTTGATGTTCGAAGAGGTAAAGTTGgggaaaatgaaattgttgatgCCCACCAGTTGAGACTTCTTTATAACAGACACTTGCAATGGAGGTTTGTAAATGCTAGAGCAGATGCTTCTTTGTCGGTGCAAAGGCGAAATGCTGAGGTATATTACTGTTATCTGTGAATTCTTTGTTTCACATTTGCACTTATCTTTGTTGTTTATCTGATGTGACCAaggttttatttgtatttaagAACTTATATCTGATTAGCTTATCAAGTTGATAAAGTTTCTGGATATGTCACTTTTCACATGTTGAGTAGATGTGTAGTGCATTGCATATCTGTGACCACTCTGCCTTCACTGCATGGGAAGAACTGTACCAGTGTACCCATACCATCTTTATAGAGTTCGTTGATGCGAAAGGGAAAGGGGAAGTATTTTGGTTTTGATCAAATCCGCCACTGCTAATTTAATCATTCGGTATCTGTCGCACATATTTTGAGGTGAAAACATGCTATAATGCAGATTTTGATTGTTCTACAATTTTTTCCGCATTGTCATGTTTCCATCTCTGAACAGTtattcaattgatttttttttctgtgaTGGTTTATGATCATTTGGACGTCATTGGCTATTGAGCTTTCTAGAAAGTGTGATGATACTTCTGAAGCCAATTTAAGAGCAATGATAGAAATGACGTATGATTTGGCTGATTTTTATTGAAGACGACTTTTTTCCTATAAGTCAATGATGTGATAGTCATTGTGGATTGTGGAACTCGATAGGAGGAACATAGAAATTGAAGTTCATATGTTTCCATTGTCAAATATTTAGGAGTctataaaattgaattttttaatgAGGGTAATAGTTGGGTTTGCTAGTGTTGTCATCCCATTAGCGGCACATCTCCCACTTGGAAGTTGATGCCTACTCAATTGAAATATTGGAACACCTCTACATTGACACCTATGAGGCTAGTTTGCGTGCTCTTTTATCTTGTCACCCAAGCGGCCAAGCCTAAAACTAGTGGTGTTTTAAAGAAAGAGTAATCTCTTGTATACAAATTTGACATTTGACGCGTAGAAATAGTTTAGGGGTATAGACAAGAGTGATAGGTATGCTTTTGTTAGGTGGTTTTGACGGGCTGAAAAGTTGGCTTGAGTTTGGTGACAATTAATAGCACcatatttcaattaaaatttttattaggtgattatttaaataaagaaaaatgtaaacAAGGTGTTCTATGTGAAATTGAACTCATTAGGTAATTATGGGCACTTTTTCCTATAGTTTCTTTTCGGTCCATCCAGTTCAATGATTTCATTATATATATCCACTACTAAGTACTTGGAACTTGGAAATAAGTTAAGGGTGTTGCATGCATATGGAAAGCTAATAACTATAGCTAGGTTGGACTCGAAATGTTATTGTATTGAGTTGATAGTTGATACTGGTGtgtaaattaagaataataaagcGTGAAATGTTGAAAGTATTACTAAATACTCACCATAATGTTAGAACAAGGTCGCATCGCATCGCCttcattttaaaggttttaaaaaaaCCTAATTGGCATTTCacgtgttgt
This genomic stretch from Amaranthus tricolor cultivar Red isolate AtriRed21 chromosome 9, ASM2621246v1, whole genome shotgun sequence harbors:
- the LOC130824346 gene encoding QWRF motif-containing protein 2-like, which produces MAVLQDPSSTRPPLLRSERGNGGYVNSQRRIRGREVPSRYMSMSSSSNSNSNSSLNNSTTTSTITNDSTNSTSSSSISRRFPSPVVSRNNGRSLDTSKRSQSVDRRRSGTPKPTTVVGNGGEISAATKLLVTSTRRLSVSFQGESFSLPISKTKAVNQGGCNNSSNVRKGGTPERRKSTPLRGKVDGGGGDQIEYSNVNSSLNSKPRDQHRWPARTRQLNMLSRSLDCSNDEGKQFLGSSVVGRGLKESLLDDSRRVSFDGMLNLESDNGDVLNGIRGGLDANSMNDSSVPSDLTASDTDSVSSGSTSGAHEIHGGAHGRSLPHGIVVSARFWQETNMRLRRLQDPGLGLSSSPTSKFVTPPKLSQSRKFSDGPMSSPRAMSSPIRGAIRAASPSKVFNTSASSPMRGLSPSRVRSSIGSAYGSSPWDTPSVLSFAVDVRRGKVGENEIVDAHQLRLLYNRHLQWRFVNARADASLSVQRRNAEKNMWNAWITITALRDSVRYKRTQLQLLRQKLKLSSILRGQIAYLEEWSRLDKDHSSSMQGAIEALKASTLRLPVVGGATADIQRVKEAVASAVDVMHSMATSTYSLSAKVEEVNSLVAELSKVASKERIMLEKCKEVLSSLDALQVKDCSLRTHKMQLNRHN